The genomic stretch GATCGAACCCCGATTCGCGCCGAACCGAACTTCCGCACCGCGGTCTGCAGCGTCAACAACACGCTAACATTCTCTGCAACCGGCTACGGCGGAAGCAGCGTCCTCAAGTACACGTGGGACTTCGACGATGCCGACGGCATCCAAGTCGACGCCGAAGGTCAATCGGTCAACTACCGGTTCCGAACCGCCAGCAACGACCTGAAGAACCCGGCCACCATGCGACCGAACGGCGAGTTCACGATCACGCTGACGGTCTCCGACGAATACGGACTGAAGACGCCGTACACGACGACGATCAAGGTCAAAGTCAATCCTTAAGTAAGGCAGAATCCCTGTTCCTGGTACCAAGGAACAGGGAAATTCCCACATTTGCACCCCTTTTTCGTACTGGATAGCGAATTAGGGTGGTTATTCGCGTATTTTATGAATAGACTAACAAAAGCCAATTATTCTGGATTGGCGACCTTTGTGATAGAGATATGATGCGAATAGCTGTGTTTTCGAAAGAAAGGCTCTTCCTCGATGCCCTATCGGGCCTGCTGGATAGACGAGGAAGCCTGCAGGTCGTGGCGCGAGAAACGACGGCCAAGGGCCTGGTTTCCAGCGCTAAACAAGCGAGCGCCCAGCTCCTGATCGTCGATAGCCAAGAGTTGGATGTCGATGAAGTTCAGTTCCTTCTCGGTGCCCGAGCCGTGGGTGACTTTGTGCTGGCGATGATCGGAAGCCAAAGCGATGAGGCGGACGAATCCAACGTCGACGCCCTCATCTCCCGCTCCGCCTCGGCCGAAGACCTGTACGAGTCGGTCTCCGCGCTGTCCTCCCGCGTTCCTGCCCGCACCAACCCGCGCGAAGGCAAGCGAGCGTACCGCAAAGGCAACGCCCTGACCCGCCGCGAATATGAAGTCGCCGAACTGGTCGCCAAGGGAATGTCTAACCGAACGATTTCCGAAGTCTCGTCCCTGCGCGAGCAGAGCGTGAAGAACCTTGTCAGCGTGATCATGCGCAAGCTGAAGTGCGAAAACCGCACCCAGGTCGCGCTGAAGCTGATCAACGCCGAAGTCGAACAACCGACAGACTAACATCCCCTCTCCTAATTCTCCGTAGGAAATTGGGAGAGGGTGTCGCCTGACCTGTGTCAGGTGACGGGTGAGGGCCAATCCACTAACTCGAACAAACGAGGAAGGCCTAGTAGGGACTGTAAAGCCTTACGAAGTTCCCGCCGAGCATCGCGAGGGAAATGGCTTTTGAGCGGTGAGGTAGGAAAAGATGAACGTGACCAAACCCCCTACTCCTTGTAAACTAAACGCGTGAAAGAACGAGTCCTCACGGCAATCGTGCTCCTAGCCATTGTCGTGGGGGCTCTTTTTCTCGATCCCACCGGATGGGCGACCCGCATCCTCGTCGTCCTCATCGCGGGCGTGGTCGGTTCCGAGCTCGGCAAACTGATCCGCGTCCCACTCCTCTGGATTCCTCTCCTGCTCGCCGTCGGACTCTCGATCTTTCTTGCCGGACCTACTTTGTCGATTCTGGTAGTTGCCTTTCTCGTATCGATGCCGCTTCTTTGGTACGGCATGGCAAAAGACAGTCGATTCATCGCCGGAGCCGCCGGCTTCTGCTGGGTGTATTGCTCGCTCGTGCCCTTCTTCCTGCTGGCATCGGCCAAAAACCCCGCCTTCTGGCCGCTCCTGATGACCGCTGCGATCCCGATCTGGTGCGGTGACACCGCCGCCATCTTTGTTGGTAAGGCGATCGGCAAGCACAAAATGGCCCCCGATATCTCACCCAAAAAGACCTGGGAGGGCGCGGCCGGAAACTTCCTCGCTTGCGTGCTCGCTGGCCTTGTGCTCGGCGTTATTTTCCACTACCCGCTCGCCTGGATGGCGCTCCTGGGCCTCAACTGCGGCGTCCTCGGTCAAGCCGGCGACCTCTTCGAAAGCTGGCTGAAGCGCAAGGCCGATGTGAAAGATAGCGGCACGATCCTGCCCGGTCACGGAGGAGTCCTCGATCGAATCGATAGCCTGATGGCCACCGCCCCCATCTCCCTCCTCATCCTCCAATCCCTCCTCCCAGTCACGAAGTAGTTGGATACGGGTGGAGTTGTAAAGTCCCTCTCCAGATTGTCCGTAGGAAATCTGGGGAGGGTGTCGTTCCGATTCCTAGGAACGACGGGAGGGGAAAATCCGCAGATTTAGCCGTACAAAGGAGTTATGCTGGTTTGTGTGCAAAGCGGAGATTTACCAGTGACCAACACCAAGTAGGAACCAACGAAATCCCCTCCCGGAAGGAGGGGTAGATGATTCGTGAGGCCCTACGCCTCCAACAATGCCTGACGAGCCTTCAGCTTTTCCATCCGCTGATTTAGCTCCTCCAGTAGCGCCCGATCCCGCTCGATGATCTCCGGCTTCGCCCGTTCCACAAACTGCGGATTATCCAGCCGCGACTGCAGGCCCGCCGCATCCTTCGCCGACTTCTCTAGGTCGCGCTTGATGCTCTCCAGAACCTTGTCCAGGTCGATCAAACCTTCGACCGCGATATGGAAATCTAGTCCGCCCGACGTCGCCGAGACAAATCGCCCCGACGGACGACCCGGCTGAAGGCTCTGAACCCACGCCTGAGACGACACGATGCCCTCGTTGCCCTTCAGGTCGCCTTCGTAGAACACCGTCTCGATCTGCTGAAGCGGCTTCAAGTCGATCTCGGCCCGCAATGCCCGCAGGGCTCTCGTCGCGGCAAACACAGCTTCGATCTCCTGCTCTGCCTCGGCGTGCGCCAGATCGTCGCCTAGCGCCGGCCAATCCGCCGCCATGATGAACGGCGACTTACCCTCCAGCGGCAGACGGGAATACAGTTCCTCGGTGATGAACGGCATGACCGGGTGAAGCATCTTCAGAAACGCATCGAACGCCGTCAAAAGCACCCACTGCGGGGTCCGCTTCTGCGCATCATCCTGCAGGCGCGACTTCGAAATCTCGATGTACCAGTCGCAAACCTCGCTCCAAAAGAAGCGGTAAAGCGCCTGACACGCCGACTGCAGATCGAACCGATCGTACGCCGCTCGGACCTCTTTTTCCGTCGCCACCAACCGGCTCAAAAGCCACTTGTCGACCGTTTGCAGATTCTCGGGCTTGCTTGGAACGCTGTCCACGTTCATCAACACGAAGCGCGTCGCATTCCAGATCTTATTGCAGAAGTTCCGCGCATCCTGCGTCTTCTTGTCGCTATATCGAAGCTCCTGGTTCTCACCCGTCTGGCTCAGAAGCGTCCAGCGCAGAGCGTCGGCGCCAAGCGTTTCAATCACGCCCATCGGGTCGATGCCCGTGCCCAGCGACTTGCTCATGCGTCGACCATCCTCGCGCATGACCGTCGCATAGATCATCACGTCGCCAAATGGCTTCTCGCCCACCAGGTCGTAGCCCATCATCAGCATTCGCGCAACCCACAGATTGATGATGTTTCGGTCGGTGATCAGCACGTCGGTGGGATAGAATGTCTTCATATCCTCCGTCGCCTCCGGCCAACCAAGCGTCACAAACGGCCACATGCCCGAGCTAAACCACGTGTCCAGCACATCGTCGTCCTGCCGCACGATCGGCTTATCGCCCGCCATTTTCTGCGCCTCTTCCCAGGAAACGGCCACAAAAACGTCGCCGTCCTCCGCGTAGAACGCGGGAACGCGGTGCCCCCACCAGAGCTGACGCGAGATATTCCAGTCCCGAATGCTCTCCATCCACGCCAAAAAGATGTCCTTGTAGCGCGCTGGAGTGAACTTCACCTCATCCTTCTGCACGGCCTCGATGACCGGCTTGGCCAACTCGCCTTGCCGCGCAAACCACTGCTCACTCAACAACGGCTCGATCACTTCGCCGCTTCGATCGCTGATGATGATCGGAATTTCGTGGTCCTTGATCTCCACCAAAACGCCTGCTTCTTCCAGATCAGCCACGATCTGCTTACGAGCCTCGTATCGATCCATGCCCTCGTACTTTTCGATCGCTGACACGAATTCAGGTTCAAATTCACGGTTCCACGCCGCCGAAATGCGAGCATCGAGATTCAGCGCGACCGGCATCGCCAAGTTGTGTCGAGCCCCCACCTCGTAGTCATTAGGGTCATGCGCAGGCGTGATCTTCACCGCGCCGGTACCAAACTCAGGGTCGGGGTACAGGTCGGCGATCAACGGAATCTCGCGACCAACCAACGGCAAACGAAGCTTCTTGCCGATCTTGCCCTCATATCGCTTGTCCGAAGGGTGCACCGCCACCGCGATATCGGCCAACATCGTCTCCGGCCGCGTCGTCGCAATCACGATCGAACCCGAGCCGTCTACGAAGTCGTAACGAATATGATACAGATGCCCTTTGCGCACCTCGCGCAAGGTCTCAATGTCCGAAACACTGGTCTTCAGCTTCGGGTCCCAGTTCACCACCCGCTTCCCGCGGTAGATGAATCCCTTGTTGTACCAATCGACGAACACGTGCAGAACCGTCTGCGCGTAATGCTCGTCCAGCGTAAAGCGTAGCCGCGACCAGTCAAATGCGCAACCCAGCGCCTTGAACTGGTTCAAAATCGTGCTTCCCGACTCCTCGCGCCACTGCCAAACCCGCTCGACAAACTTCTCTCGACCAAGCTGAGCGCCACTCGAACCTTCTTTGCGAAGCTGTTTCTCAACTACGGATTGCGTCGCAATACCCGCGTGATCTTGTCCGGGTAGGATCAAAACCCGCTTACCAAGCAGTCGCTGATATCGACCGAGCACATCCTGCAACGGGTAGCACAGCGCGTGCCCCATGTGGAGCGAGCCGGTGATATTGGGTGGGGGAATGGTGATGCAGTACGGCTTTTTCGTCGTGTCGGGGCTGGGGGCGAAGAGATTCGCTTTGTCCCAGGCGGCATACCATTTCGATTCAACATTCGTCGCCTCATACCGAGGCGGAAATTCCATCTGTTCCATGTGTGTTTTTGCACACCTCCCTGTCTTGGGGTGCAAATAAATGATACCAAATGCCAATGTTTCACGTTAAAATGTTCAGTGAAACATGAATCAGGTTGAAAAAGGGTTTGTCTTGGGGTTCTTTGCTGGTCAAGGGAGCTTCGGCGGTGACGGTCGCACACCCCATTTGACGCTGAGGATGAACGTTCAACACGAAGGACTCCTCCAGCGTCTCTGCCAAATCCTTCCCGGAAGCTTAATCTACGGCCCCTATGCTCACGGCGACCGGCACTACTACCAATGGATGCTCCGCGGAGACGACCTCGCGAAGGTGGTCGAAGACGGCGTGTTTGAAGAACTAGAGCAGTGGGACGAGCCGAGCTATGCCCGCTACCGGGAAATGGTCGACCGCTATTTCGTATCCGGCAAGCTGAGGTTTCGATCCAAAAAGAGGCGGCGAATCACGTCCTCTAGCGGCGGCTCTTCGACCGAAAGCGTCTGAACCGGAAACGCCCCCAGGATGCCCGATAGCGCAGCCGGAACCTCGGCCCGCGCAACCGTCAAGCACGCCGTGTTGCCCTCCACCGACGACACCGACCCAAATCGCGCAAGGTCGGCTTCAGCCACATCGCGGTCAAATTGAAGCTGAATTTGGCTCTCTCCCGAATCCATTTGCGCCAATTTCTCCAGCGATCCATCGAACAC from Armatimonadota bacterium encodes the following:
- a CDS encoding PKD domain-containing protein, which translates into the protein MRLIISTTDGKKSEALIPASTTVGVERGWKQAGIPLQAIKGFDKTNKVIKDISFSGDVSTAFYVGDLRVISDRTPIRAEPNFRTAVCSVNNTLTFSATGYGGSSVLKYTWDFDDADGIQVDAEGQSVNYRFRTASNDLKNPATMRPNGEFTITLTVSDEYGLKTPYTTTIKVKVNP
- a CDS encoding valine--tRNA ligase, whose translation is MEQMEFPPRYEATNVESKWYAAWDKANLFAPSPDTTKKPYCITIPPPNITGSLHMGHALCYPLQDVLGRYQRLLGKRVLILPGQDHAGIATQSVVEKQLRKEGSSGAQLGREKFVERVWQWREESGSTILNQFKALGCAFDWSRLRFTLDEHYAQTVLHVFVDWYNKGFIYRGKRVVNWDPKLKTSVSDIETLREVRKGHLYHIRYDFVDGSGSIVIATTRPETMLADIAVAVHPSDKRYEGKIGKKLRLPLVGREIPLIADLYPDPEFGTGAVKITPAHDPNDYEVGARHNLAMPVALNLDARISAAWNREFEPEFVSAIEKYEGMDRYEARKQIVADLEEAGVLVEIKDHEIPIIISDRSGEVIEPLLSEQWFARQGELAKPVIEAVQKDEVKFTPARYKDIFLAWMESIRDWNISRQLWWGHRVPAFYAEDGDVFVAVSWEEAQKMAGDKPIVRQDDDVLDTWFSSGMWPFVTLGWPEATEDMKTFYPTDVLITDRNIINLWVARMLMMGYDLVGEKPFGDVMIYATVMREDGRRMSKSLGTGIDPMGVIETLGADALRWTLLSQTGENQELRYSDKKTQDARNFCNKIWNATRFVLMNVDSVPSKPENLQTVDKWLLSRLVATEKEVRAAYDRFDLQSACQALYRFFWSEVCDWYIEISKSRLQDDAQKRTPQWVLLTAFDAFLKMLHPVMPFITEELYSRLPLEGKSPFIMAADWPALGDDLAHAEAEQEIEAVFAATRALRALRAEIDLKPLQQIETVFYEGDLKGNEGIVSSQAWVQSLQPGRPSGRFVSATSGGLDFHIAVEGLIDLDKVLESIKRDLEKSAKDAAGLQSRLDNPQFVERAKPEIIERDRALLEELNQRMEKLKARQALLEA